In a genomic window of [Empedobacter] haloabium:
- a CDS encoding amidase, with the protein MNARTPMDLAAATATELLPLLQSRAVSAREVTQALLDSIARNESKIHAWTYLDPELALRQADEADRHLAAGTGGKLCGLPVGVKDIFNTSDMPTQMGSPIFKDFTPGNDARVVHYLRMAGATMLGKTVTAEFAVHAPGPTCNPHHLSYIPGTSSSGSAAGVAAHMVPVALGTQTAGSIIRPASYCGVIGFKPSFGLVPRTAMLKTTDTLDTVGVFARNVDDAALMFDTIRVKGIDFPIAHEILNDPARQQIGDRPWRVGVLRGPRWDDAEPYAQQALTDFGRRLREVPGLEVSDVVLPESFNQAHAIHGTIYDRALAYYFKEEFAAHTLVSPVMYDIVTRGNDVSVAQYQEALKRQTALAHELDDFLNGRYDIIVDLSTGGEALQGLESVDRPDNCLIWTLCGVPTLNLPVFKGPLDLPFGAQIFSRRYNDYLLLDFARHLQANGIIGANTALPPFTA; encoded by the coding sequence ATGAACGCGCGCACGCCGATGGACCTGGCGGCGGCCACCGCGACCGAGCTGCTGCCGCTGCTGCAGAGCCGCGCCGTCAGCGCCCGCGAGGTGACGCAGGCCCTGCTGGACAGCATCGCCCGCAACGAGAGCAAGATCCACGCGTGGACCTACCTCGACCCCGAGCTGGCGCTGCGCCAGGCCGACGAGGCCGACCGCCACCTGGCGGCCGGCACCGGCGGCAAGCTGTGCGGCCTGCCGGTGGGCGTCAAGGACATCTTCAACACCAGCGACATGCCGACCCAGATGGGCAGCCCCATCTTCAAGGACTTCACGCCCGGGAACGATGCGCGCGTGGTGCACTACCTGCGCATGGCCGGCGCGACGATGCTGGGCAAGACCGTGACGGCGGAATTCGCCGTCCACGCCCCGGGTCCTACCTGCAATCCGCACCACCTGTCGTACATCCCCGGCACGTCGTCGAGCGGCTCGGCCGCCGGCGTCGCCGCGCACATGGTGCCGGTGGCACTGGGCACGCAGACGGCCGGTTCCATCATCCGTCCGGCCAGCTATTGCGGCGTGATCGGCTTCAAGCCCTCGTTCGGCCTGGTGCCGCGCACGGCGATGCTGAAGACCACCGACACGCTCGACACGGTGGGTGTGTTCGCCCGCAACGTCGACGACGCCGCGCTGATGTTCGACACGATCCGCGTGAAGGGCATCGACTTCCCGATCGCGCACGAGATCCTGAACGACCCGGCGCGCCAGCAGATCGGCGACCGGCCGTGGCGCGTGGGCGTGCTGCGCGGTCCGCGCTGGGACGATGCCGAGCCGTACGCGCAGCAGGCACTGACCGACTTCGGCCGCCGCCTGCGCGAGGTGCCGGGCCTGGAGGTCAGCGACGTGGTGCTGCCGGAGAGTTTCAACCAGGCGCACGCGATCCACGGCACGATCTACGACCGCGCGCTGGCCTACTACTTCAAGGAAGAGTTCGCGGCACACACGCTGGTCAGCCCGGTCATGTACGACATCGTCACGCGCGGCAACGACGTCAGCGTGGCGCAGTACCAGGAAGCGCTGAAACGCCAGACCGCGCTGGCGCACGAGCTGGACGATTTCCTCAACGGCCGCTATGACATCATCGTCGACCTGTCGACGGGGGGCGAGGCGCTGCAGGGACTGGAATCGGTGGACCGGCCGGACAACTGCCTGATCTGGACGCTGTGCGGCGTGCCGACCCTGAACCTGCCCGTGTTCAAGGGCCCGCTGGACCTGCCGTTCGGCGCGCAGATCTTCAGCCGGCGCTACAACGACTACCTGCTGCTGGACTTCGCGCGGCACCTGCAGGCCAATGGCATCATCGGCGCCAATACGGCGCTGCCGCCGTTTACCGCATAA
- a CDS encoding N-acetyl sugar amidotransferase — MINTYGQPLFPDIKYCARCCMPETNEGMQFDEMGICQACQSSEQKIRINWVEREKELRKILDYYKSLNNEYDCIIPISGGKDSTFQLHVLTKVYGMRALAVTFSHTWFTETGKYNLQNCLEKFDVDHVMFSPSRSLVNRLARQSLFKIGDACWHCHSGVGAFPMQTAVRYKIPLLIWGESIAEASGRATHRNPVRKFDRDYFTQVSAKRYPEEMVNSEISLREMSAFKLPSVEDIEALGVTGIHLGDFIFWDDERQMEFVRDVYGWKEDKVEGTYKNYKSVECRMAGVHDYTKFLKRGFGRGTDHASQDVRAGLLTREEAFELAKKTDTERPPALDYYLSITGFTEDEFNAVMREHRAKVTAGGGLTDAAFNEAVQAYRASQVKA; from the coding sequence ATGATCAATACCTACGGTCAGCCACTGTTCCCCGATATCAAATACTGCGCGCGCTGCTGCATGCCCGAGACGAACGAAGGGATGCAATTCGACGAGATGGGCATCTGCCAGGCCTGCCAGTCGTCCGAGCAGAAGATCCGCATCAACTGGGTCGAACGGGAAAAGGAACTGCGCAAGATCCTCGATTACTACAAGAGCCTGAACAACGAATACGATTGCATCATCCCTATCTCGGGCGGCAAGGATTCCACGTTCCAGCTGCACGTGCTGACCAAGGTGTATGGCATGCGCGCGCTGGCCGTCACGTTCAGCCACACCTGGTTCACGGAGACGGGCAAGTACAACCTGCAGAATTGCCTGGAGAAGTTCGACGTCGACCACGTCATGTTCTCGCCCAGCCGCTCGCTGGTGAACCGCCTGGCGCGCCAGTCGCTGTTCAAGATCGGCGACGCCTGCTGGCATTGCCACTCCGGCGTGGGCGCGTTCCCGATGCAGACGGCGGTGCGCTACAAGATTCCGCTGCTGATCTGGGGCGAATCGATCGCCGAGGCCTCCGGCCGCGCCACCCACCGCAATCCGGTGCGCAAGTTCGACCGCGACTACTTCACGCAGGTGTCGGCCAAGCGCTACCCGGAGGAGATGGTCAACAGCGAGATCAGCCTGCGCGAGATGTCGGCCTTCAAGCTGCCGTCCGTCGAAGATATCGAGGCGCTGGGCGTCACCGGCATCCACCTGGGCGACTTCATCTTCTGGGACGACGAGCGCCAGATGGAATTCGTGCGCGACGTGTACGGCTGGAAGGAAGACAAGGTCGAGGGCACGTACAAGAACTACAAGAGCGTCGAGTGCCGCATGGCCGGCGTGCACGACTACACCAAGTTCCTCAAGCGCGGTTTCGGCCGCGGCACCGACCACGCCAGCCAGGACGTGCGCGCGGGCCTGCTGACGCGCGAGGAAGCGTTCGAGCTGGCCAAGAAGACGGACACGGAACGCCCGCCGGCGCTGGACTACTACCTCAGCATCACGGGCTTCACGGAAGACGAATTCAACGCCGTGATGCGCGAACACCGCGCCAAGGTCACCGCCGGCGGCGGCCTGACGGACGCCGCCTTCAACGAGGCCGTGCAAGCCTACCGCGCTTCGCAGGTGAAGGCATGA
- a CDS encoding GNAT family N-acetyltransferase, translating to MYQPGDESGLLLQGQRVTLQPFTAADIGPDYVGWLNDRELMKYSSQRFRTHSEDTCRAYVASFAGSGNLFMAIRHAGRLVGTMSVYRSAVHGTADIGLMIGAGGRGLGRDAWATMLDYLLAQGTRKVTGGTLRCNVAMVKIMQACGMQPDGVRVGQELVDGQPQDILYFARFNSPC from the coding sequence ATGTACCAACCGGGTGACGAAAGCGGCCTGCTGTTGCAGGGCCAACGCGTGACGCTGCAGCCGTTCACGGCGGCCGATATCGGCCCGGACTATGTGGGCTGGCTGAACGACCGCGAGCTGATGAAGTACAGCAGCCAGCGCTTCCGCACGCACAGCGAGGACACGTGCCGCGCCTACGTGGCCAGTTTCGCCGGCAGCGGCAACCTGTTCATGGCGATCCGTCACGCGGGACGGCTGGTCGGCACGATGTCGGTGTATCGCTCGGCGGTGCATGGCACGGCCGATATCGGCCTGATGATCGGTGCCGGCGGCCGTGGCCTCGGCCGCGATGCCTGGGCGACGATGCTGGACTACCTGCTGGCGCAAGGCACCCGCAAGGTCACCGGCGGCACCTTGCGCTGCAACGTGGCGATGGTGAAGATCATGCAGGCCTGCGGCATGCAGCCGGACGGCGTGCGCGTGGGCCAGGAACTGGTCGACGGCCAACCGCAGGACATCCTGTACTTTGCCCGCTTCAACAGCCCATGCTGA
- a CDS encoding DegT/DnrJ/EryC1/StrS family aminotransferase yields the protein MKNLAIAGGTPLRTAPFTLRRTMGAEEKQAVNEVMDSDQLSSFFGSPGDQWLGGPKVKEFERKWADKYGFKHAISVNSWTTGLMTAVGAMGIGPGDEVIVSPYTMSASATAILFYGGIPVFADVDPDTYNLTAETIAARITPRTKAIMLVHIFGQACDMDPIMALARQHNLKVIEDGAQSPGVLYKGKPVGAIGDVGGFSLNYHKHIHTGEGGMLVTNNDDVALRCQLIRNHAENLVEAHGVQDLTNMLGSNYRLTELQAAIGIVQLDRLDAYLEQRRKLARHLEQALAGIEGIQTARVADGAEHAYYVYPIKYDATVTGIPRALFVRAVNAELPTPGHPEQVGLSPAYVRPLYLAQLYQKKIAIGGKGFPWTVNPDVRYDYSKGSCPVVEKLHEEQMLLTMLVREPLTEADIDDFAAAIRKVLRHKDELPAA from the coding sequence ATGAAAAACCTTGCAATCGCCGGCGGCACCCCGCTGCGCACCGCCCCGTTCACGCTGCGCCGCACGATGGGCGCCGAGGAGAAGCAGGCCGTCAACGAGGTGATGGACAGCGACCAGCTGTCGTCCTTCTTCGGCAGCCCGGGCGACCAGTGGCTGGGCGGTCCGAAGGTCAAGGAATTCGAGCGCAAGTGGGCCGACAAGTACGGCTTCAAGCACGCCATCTCCGTCAACTCGTGGACGACCGGCCTGATGACGGCGGTCGGCGCGATGGGCATCGGCCCCGGTGACGAGGTGATCGTGTCGCCGTACACGATGTCCGCCAGCGCCACCGCCATCCTGTTCTACGGCGGCATCCCCGTGTTTGCCGACGTCGACCCGGACACGTACAACCTGACGGCCGAGACGATCGCCGCCCGCATCACGCCGCGCACCAAGGCCATCATGCTGGTGCACATCTTCGGCCAGGCCTGCGACATGGACCCGATCATGGCGCTGGCGCGCCAGCACAACCTGAAGGTGATCGAGGACGGCGCGCAGTCGCCCGGCGTGCTGTACAAGGGCAAGCCGGTCGGTGCCATCGGCGACGTGGGCGGCTTCAGCCTGAATTACCACAAGCACATCCACACGGGCGAAGGCGGCATGCTCGTCACCAACAACGACGACGTGGCGCTGCGCTGCCAGCTGATCCGCAACCATGCGGAAAACCTGGTCGAGGCGCACGGCGTGCAGGACCTGACCAATATGCTCGGCAGTAACTACCGCCTGACGGAGCTGCAGGCCGCCATCGGCATCGTCCAGCTGGACCGGCTGGACGCCTACCTGGAGCAGCGCCGCAAGCTGGCGCGCCACCTGGAGCAGGCGCTGGCCGGCATCGAAGGCATCCAGACCGCACGCGTGGCCGACGGTGCCGAACATGCGTACTACGTGTATCCGATCAAGTACGACGCGACCGTGACGGGCATCCCGCGCGCCTTGTTCGTGCGCGCCGTGAACGCCGAGCTGCCCACGCCGGGCCACCCGGAGCAGGTCGGCCTGTCGCCGGCCTACGTGCGCCCGCTGTACCTGGCGCAGCTGTACCAGAAGAAAATCGCCATCGGCGGCAAGGGCTTCCCGTGGACCGTCAATCCGGACGTGAGGTACGACTACAGCAAGGGCTCCTGCCCGGTGGTGGAAAAGCTGCACGAGGAGCAGATGCTGCTGACGATGCTGGTGCGCGAGCCGCTGACGGAAGCGGACATCGACGACTTCGCCGCCGCCATCCGCAAGGTGCTGCGCCACAAAGACGAACTGCCGGCTGCTTGA
- a CDS encoding Gfo/Idh/MocA family oxidoreductase produces MTAPLRVLLVGLGQIGVGYDLQLDEASIYSHARAFDRHAAYRLAAGVDGNPDSRATFTRHYGAPAYATVEEALAAQVAVDVLVIAVPTPAHGAVLRAVLAARQPRAVLCEKPLADSLDEARAMVAACAGRDVALYVNYMRRSDSAVIAVAERLRSGAITGPVKGVCWYSKGLRHNGSHFVNLLEYWLGPLAGYQLIAAGRPWHDDDAEPDVQLRFAQGNVTMLAAREEAFSHYTIELVAGNGRLRYEQGGRLVLWQPAEAGALAGYRTLAPQARELPTGMQRYQWHVADQLAAALAGQPHVLCDGNAALATLEHVQQIIDESLGRMSA; encoded by the coding sequence GTGACCGCACCGTTGCGGGTATTGCTGGTGGGCCTGGGCCAGATCGGCGTCGGCTACGACCTGCAGCTGGACGAGGCCAGCATCTATTCGCATGCGCGGGCGTTCGACCGCCATGCGGCCTACCGGCTGGCGGCCGGGGTCGATGGCAACCCGGACAGCCGCGCCACGTTCACCCGGCATTACGGCGCGCCGGCTTACGCCACCGTCGAGGAAGCGCTGGCGGCCCAGGTGGCGGTGGACGTGCTCGTCATCGCCGTGCCCACGCCGGCCCATGGCGCCGTGCTGCGCGCAGTGCTGGCGGCGCGCCAGCCGCGCGCGGTGCTGTGCGAAAAGCCGCTGGCGGACAGCCTCGACGAGGCGCGCGCCATGGTGGCCGCCTGCGCCGGGCGCGACGTCGCGCTCTACGTCAACTATATGCGCCGTTCCGACAGCGCCGTCATCGCCGTGGCCGAGCGGCTGCGCAGCGGTGCGATAACCGGACCCGTGAAGGGCGTATGCTGGTACTCGAAAGGTCTGCGTCACAACGGTTCCCATTTCGTCAACCTGCTGGAATACTGGCTGGGGCCCCTGGCGGGCTACCAGCTGATCGCAGCGGGGCGGCCGTGGCATGACGACGACGCCGAACCGGATGTGCAACTGCGCTTCGCGCAAGGCAACGTGACGATGCTGGCGGCGCGCGAGGAAGCATTCTCGCATTACACGATCGAGCTGGTGGCCGGCAACGGCCGCCTGCGTTACGAACAGGGCGGGCGGCTGGTGCTGTGGCAGCCGGCCGAGGCCGGGGCGCTGGCGGGCTACCGCACCCTGGCGCCGCAGGCGCGGGAGCTGCCCACGGGCATGCAGCGCTACCAGTGGCACGTGGCCGACCAGCTGGCCGCCGCGCTGGCCGGGCAGCCGCACGTGCTGTGCGACGGCAATGCCGCGCTGGCCACGCTGGAACACGTACAGCAGATCATCGATGAAAGTCTTGGAAGGATGTCAGCATGA
- the pseI gene encoding pseudaminic acid synthase — translation MQIQNRTIGPGAAPFIIAEMSGNHNQSLDRALAIVDAAGKAGAHALKLQTYTADTMTLALTSGEFTIRDENSLWKGNNLHALYQQAYTPWEWHAPIIERANALGMICFSTPFDESAVDFLESLNVPCYKIASFENIHLPLIRRVAATGKPIIMSTGMASIAELDEAVRAAREAGCQDLILLKCTSTYPATPANTNVLTIPHMRTLFNCQVGLSDHTMGLGASIAAVAHGATVIEKHFTLRRADGGVDSTFSMEPEELAALVVESERAWQSLGQVTYGPTEAEKKSLVFRRSIYIAQDIPAGTVLTQENLRCVRPGLGLPPKYYELLLGRKVNRDVAAGTPMNWDLLGG, via the coding sequence ATGCAAATCCAGAACCGAACCATTGGCCCCGGCGCCGCTCCCTTCATCATTGCCGAGATGTCGGGCAACCACAACCAGTCGCTCGACCGCGCGCTGGCCATCGTCGACGCGGCCGGCAAGGCCGGCGCGCACGCGCTCAAGCTGCAAACCTACACGGCGGACACGATGACGCTGGCGCTGACCAGCGGCGAGTTCACGATCCGCGACGAGAACAGCCTGTGGAAGGGCAACAACCTGCACGCGCTGTACCAGCAGGCCTACACGCCATGGGAGTGGCACGCACCGATCATCGAGCGCGCCAACGCGCTGGGCATGATCTGCTTCTCGACGCCGTTCGACGAATCCGCCGTGGACTTCCTGGAAAGCCTGAACGTGCCTTGCTACAAGATCGCATCGTTCGAGAACATCCACCTGCCGCTGATCCGCCGCGTCGCCGCGACGGGCAAGCCGATCATCATGTCGACCGGCATGGCCAGCATCGCCGAGCTGGACGAAGCCGTGCGCGCCGCGCGCGAGGCCGGCTGCCAGGACCTGATCCTGCTCAAGTGCACCAGCACCTATCCCGCCACGCCGGCCAATACCAATGTGCTGACGATCCCGCACATGCGCACCCTGTTCAACTGCCAGGTGGGCCTGTCGGACCACACGATGGGCCTGGGCGCGTCGATCGCCGCGGTGGCCCATGGCGCCACCGTGATCGAGAAGCACTTCACGCTGCGCCGCGCCGATGGTGGCGTCGACTCCACGTTCTCGATGGAGCCGGAAGAGCTGGCCGCGCTGGTGGTCGAGAGCGAGCGCGCCTGGCAATCGCTGGGCCAGGTCACCTATGGCCCGACCGAGGCGGAGAAGAAATCGCTGGTGTTCCGCCGCTCGATCTACATCGCGCAGGACATCCCGGCGGGCACCGTGCTGACGCAGGAAAACCTGCGCTGCGTGCGCCCGGGCCTGGGCCTGCCGCCGAAGTACTACGAGCTGCTGCTGGGCCGCAAGGTCAACCGCGACGTGGCGGCCGGCACGCCGATGAACTGGGACCTGCTGGGTGGCTGA
- the pseG gene encoding UDP-2,4-diacetamido-2,4,6-trideoxy-beta-L-altropyranose hydrolase has translation MPASGPQTPALHVVIRADAAPAIGTGHVMRCLTLADRLRALGAVVRFICRAHGGHLSDLIAARGFAVDLLPAPDATFAAPGHAGWLGATQAQDAADTLALLSGQRPDWLIVDHYGIDETWQRLLRPAVGHILVIDDLADRVHDCDVLLDQNLAPAGAARYDGLVPAHCARLCGPRYALLRAEFAAARAALAARDGSVRRLFVFLGGADQHNDTGSVLAALAGMDNIETDVVIGGANPHHAALARQCAALPGVRLHRQVDNVAALMAQADLAIGAGGGAMWERCSVGLPTIALALAENQRPGCTALADIGGTLYLGESGPDNGARLAAALQVARTSPGLLRHMSATGLALVDGQGADRVARRLVAQGLADSLTLRRATMADCDDIHAWRNAEAIRRVSGDTRPVALEAHREWFAKVLTDTERVLLLGEIDGRAAGVLRYDRSGAQATVSVYLTPAYLGKGIGPALLAQGSAWVARHWPGVDTIEAVIRPDNLASSAAFASAGYRHEFDIYRQRIQA, from the coding sequence ATGCCGGCCAGCGGCCCGCAAACTCCCGCGCTGCACGTCGTCATCCGCGCCGACGCGGCGCCCGCGATCGGCACCGGCCACGTGATGCGCTGCCTGACCCTGGCCGACCGGCTGCGCGCCCTGGGCGCCGTCGTGCGTTTCATCTGCCGCGCCCATGGCGGCCACCTCTCCGACCTGATCGCCGCGCGCGGCTTTGCCGTCGACCTGCTGCCCGCGCCGGATGCGACCTTCGCGGCGCCTGGTCACGCCGGCTGGCTGGGCGCGACCCAGGCGCAGGACGCGGCCGACACGCTGGCGCTGCTGTCAGGGCAGCGTCCCGACTGGCTGATCGTCGATCACTACGGCATCGATGAAACGTGGCAGCGCCTGTTGCGCCCGGCCGTCGGGCACATCCTCGTCATCGACGACCTGGCCGACCGCGTGCACGACTGCGACGTGCTGCTGGACCAGAACCTGGCGCCGGCCGGCGCGGCACGCTACGACGGCCTCGTTCCCGCCCATTGCGCCCGGCTGTGCGGCCCGCGCTATGCGCTGCTGCGCGCGGAATTCGCCGCCGCCCGCGCCGCGCTGGCCGCGCGCGACGGCAGCGTGCGTCGCCTGTTCGTGTTCCTCGGTGGCGCCGACCAGCACAACGACACCGGCAGCGTGCTGGCCGCGCTGGCCGGCATGGACAACATCGAAACGGACGTCGTCATCGGCGGCGCCAATCCTCATCACGCAGCCCTGGCGCGCCAGTGCGCCGCGCTGCCGGGCGTGCGGCTGCACCGCCAGGTCGACAACGTGGCGGCCCTGATGGCGCAGGCTGACCTGGCCATCGGCGCCGGCGGCGGCGCGATGTGGGAGCGCTGCAGTGTCGGCCTGCCGACCATCGCGCTGGCGCTGGCGGAGAACCAACGGCCAGGCTGCACTGCGCTGGCCGACATCGGCGGCACGCTGTACCTGGGCGAATCGGGCCCGGACAACGGTGCCCGCCTGGCGGCCGCGCTGCAGGTGGCACGCACGTCGCCGGGGCTGTTGCGCCACATGAGCGCGACCGGCCTGGCGCTGGTGGACGGGCAGGGTGCCGACCGCGTGGCGCGCCGGCTGGTGGCCCAGGGCCTGGCGGACAGCCTCACGCTGCGGCGCGCGACGATGGCCGACTGCGACGACATCCACGCGTGGCGCAACGCGGAGGCGATCCGGCGCGTGTCCGGCGACACCCGCCCCGTCGCGCTCGAGGCGCACCGCGAGTGGTTTGCCAAAGTGTTAACCGATACGGAACGAGTGTTGCTTCTGGGAGAAATCGACGGGCGTGCGGCGGGCGTCTTGCGGTATGATCGTAGCGGGGCGCAGGCCACCGTTTCGGTGTACCTGACGCCCGCTTATCTCGGCAAGGGCATCGGTCCCGCCCTGCTGGCCCAGGGCAGCGCCTGGGTGGCCCGTCACTGGCCCGGGGTCGACACGATCGAGGCCGTCATCCGCCCCGACAACCTGGCATCCAGCGCGGCCTTCGCCAGCGCCGGCTACCGCCACGAATTCGATATTTACCGACAGCGCATCCAGGCGTGA
- the pseF gene encoding pseudaminic acid cytidylyltransferase produces the protein MRLAIIPARGGSKRIPRKNIKPFAGQPMIAYAIRAAQESGLFDRIVVSTDDDEIAAIARQFGAEVPFMRPPELSDDHAGTVPVIAHAIDACAALGWQATQVCCIYPGVPLLRVADLRAAHALLDAGDADYAFTVAPFPAAVQRALRRGADGKMAPFNPEFVRTRTQDLEPGYYDAGQFYWGTAAAWQRGQSPHENGKGLVIPEWRAVDIDTPDDWRRAELAFQAFAGIED, from the coding sequence ATGAGACTGGCGATCATCCCCGCGCGCGGCGGCAGCAAGCGCATCCCGCGCAAAAATATCAAGCCGTTCGCCGGCCAGCCGATGATCGCCTACGCGATCCGCGCGGCCCAGGAAAGCGGCCTGTTCGACCGCATCGTCGTCAGCACCGACGACGACGAGATCGCGGCCATCGCGCGCCAGTTCGGCGCCGAGGTGCCGTTCATGCGGCCGCCCGAGCTGTCGGACGACCATGCCGGCACCGTCCCCGTGATCGCCCATGCGATCGACGCCTGCGCGGCGCTGGGCTGGCAGGCCACGCAGGTGTGCTGCATCTACCCGGGCGTGCCGCTGCTGCGCGTGGCGGACCTGCGCGCGGCGCATGCGTTGCTGGACGCGGGCGACGCCGACTATGCCTTCACGGTGGCGCCGTTCCCGGCCGCCGTGCAGCGCGCGCTGCGCCGCGGCGCGGATGGCAAGATGGCGCCGTTCAATCCGGAATTCGTGCGCACCCGCACCCAGGACCTGGAACCGGGCTACTACGACGCCGGCCAGTTCTACTGGGGCACGGCCGCCGCCTGGCAACGCGGCCAGTCGCCGCACGAGAACGGCAAGGGCCTCGTGATTCCGGAATGGCGCGCGGTGGACATCGACACGCCGGACGACTGGCGCCGCGCCGAGCTGGCGTTCCAGGCGTTCGCGGGGATCGAGGACTGA
- the pseC gene encoding UDP-4-amino-4,6-dideoxy-N-acetyl-beta-L-altrosamine transaminase, giving the protein MIPYGRQSISDEDIAAVVKVLRSDWITQGPSIDEFERKVAHYCGAAYGVAVANATAALHIACLALDVGPGSLVWTSPNTFLASANCALYCGADVDFVDIDPGTYNMSTWALEVKLMAARAAGRLPQVVIPVHFAGQSCDMAGIARLASEYGFKVIEDASHAIGADYCGGKVGNCQYSDMTVFSFHPVKILTTGEGGMVMANSPVMRERLQRLRSHGMVRDAALTAAHGPWYYEQQELGFNYRMTDIQAALGVSQLDRLDTFVARRRELAARYDRLLADLPLQVPKQDPNGTSSYHLYPVWIDEAKSRHGRLKVFEGLRAAGIGVNVHYIPVPNQPYYQARGFQPGQFPNAERYYAGAISLPMFYSLTEAEQDAVVAALRAELT; this is encoded by the coding sequence GTGATTCCCTACGGCCGCCAGAGCATCTCCGACGAGGACATCGCGGCCGTCGTCAAGGTGCTGCGCTCCGACTGGATCACCCAGGGGCCCAGCATCGACGAATTCGAGCGCAAGGTCGCGCATTATTGCGGCGCCGCCTACGGCGTCGCGGTGGCGAACGCCACGGCCGCGTTGCACATCGCCTGCCTGGCGCTGGACGTGGGGCCGGGCAGCCTGGTGTGGACGTCGCCGAACACCTTCCTCGCTTCCGCCAACTGCGCCCTGTACTGCGGTGCGGACGTCGACTTCGTCGACATCGATCCGGGCACCTACAACATGAGCACGTGGGCGCTGGAGGTCAAGCTGATGGCCGCGCGCGCCGCGGGCCGGCTGCCGCAGGTCGTGATTCCCGTGCACTTCGCCGGGCAGTCCTGCGACATGGCCGGCATCGCCCGCCTGGCCAGCGAGTACGGCTTCAAGGTCATCGAGGACGCGTCGCACGCGATCGGCGCGGACTACTGCGGCGGCAAGGTGGGCAACTGCCAGTACAGCGACATGACCGTGTTCAGCTTCCACCCGGTGAAGATCCTGACGACCGGCGAGGGCGGCATGGTGATGGCCAACAGTCCCGTGATGCGCGAGCGCCTGCAGCGTCTGCGCTCGCACGGCATGGTGCGCGATGCCGCGCTGACGGCGGCGCACGGGCCGTGGTACTACGAGCAGCAGGAGCTGGGCTTCAATTACCGCATGACCGATATCCAGGCCGCGCTGGGCGTGTCGCAGCTGGACCGGCTCGACACGTTCGTGGCGCGCCGGCGCGAGCTGGCCGCGCGCTACGACCGCCTGCTGGCGGACCTGCCGCTGCAGGTGCCGAAGCAGGACCCGAACGGCACCTCCTCGTACCACCTGTACCCGGTGTGGATCGACGAGGCGAAGTCCCGCCACGGCCGCCTGAAGGTGTTCGAGGGCCTGCGCGCCGCCGGCATCGGCGTCAACGTGCACTACATCCCGGTGCCGAACCAGCCCTACTACCAGGCGCGCGGCTTCCAGCCCGGCCAGTTCCCCAACGCCGAACGGTATTACGCCGGCGCCATCAGCCTGCCGATGTTCTACAGCCTGACCGAGGCGGAGCAGGATGCGGTGGTGGCGGCACTGCGCGCGGAGCTCACATGA